A single Bacillus sp. HMF5848 DNA region contains:
- a CDS encoding ABC-2 transporter permease — protein sequence MFSLLYKDILLQKKLLVFGVVYIMIMIVAFNQAAEAMFIGSIVALTYMMTLTCCAYDDKNKTDVLLNSLPINKLVVVLSRYVSVFMFAAIAVVYYVAIAFVLKLIQFPFEAAVPTLEAIIGGLVGLAFINSVYFPIFFRLGYIKSKIVNFVLFFGVFLGLGSVIPSLAKKLDSTAQEGFVYFFTSLSEIQIMAGMIAVIIILLSSSFALSLYFYKRREF from the coding sequence ATGTTTAGTTTACTGTATAAAGATATTTTGTTACAGAAAAAACTACTTGTGTTTGGTGTTGTATATATCATGATTATGATTGTGGCATTTAACCAAGCGGCAGAAGCTATGTTTATCGGGAGTATTGTTGCATTAACGTATATGATGACTTTGACGTGCTGCGCATATGATGATAAAAATAAAACGGATGTCCTCTTAAATAGCTTACCTATTAATAAATTAGTAGTTGTGCTATCAAGATATGTATCAGTTTTTATGTTTGCCGCTATTGCTGTTGTATATTATGTAGCTATAGCATTTGTTTTAAAATTGATTCAATTCCCATTTGAAGCAGCGGTTCCCACTTTAGAAGCGATTATAGGAGGTTTAGTGGGCCTTGCCTTTATTAACAGTGTATATTTTCCGATATTCTTTAGACTGGGTTATATTAAGTCGAAAATTGTAAATTTCGTGTTGTTTTTTGGTGTGTTTCTTGGACTAGGATCTGTTATACCTTCTTTAGCTAAAAAGTTAGATAGTACGGCTCAAGAAGGCTTTGTTTATTTTTTCACTAGTTTATCAGAAATTCAAATTATGGCTGGCATGATAGCTGTAATAATTATCTTGTTATCTAGTTCCTTTGCGCTATCTTTGTATTTTTACAAAAGAAGAGAGTTCTAG
- a CDS encoding DUF6069 family protein: MGNFLKVGLVSALVATIINLIVYVLFRVAQGNTIELIGDNRGALYILTITFITFLASILGAVLYGFIAKQTNKVTIIYVTIAIVLAILSSVASQLLLIEEYRGMAHILHVIVPVVSIWFLSKTKQN; encoded by the coding sequence ATGGGAAATTTTTTAAAAGTGGGATTGGTATCGGCGCTTGTGGCCACCATCATAAATTTAATTGTGTATGTTCTGTTTCGGGTAGCACAAGGTAATACAATTGAGCTAATTGGTGACAATAGAGGGGCCTTGTATATTTTAACTATTACCTTTATAACTTTTTTAGCATCCATATTAGGGGCTGTGCTGTATGGATTTATAGCGAAACAAACTAACAAGGTTACCATTATTTATGTAACAATTGCCATTGTATTAGCGATATTGAGTTCAGTTGCTTCACAACTATTACTGATAGAAGAATATAGAGGAATGGCTCATATTTTACATGTAATTGTACCTGTAGTGTCTATCTGGTTTTTGAGCAAAACGAAGCAAAATTAA
- a CDS encoding XapX domain-containing protein: MKEIILSLFAGMIIGIIFKGLKLPLPAPPVFAGIVGIMGVYLGGLVFSHLAKLFS, translated from the coding sequence ATGAAAGAAATAATATTAAGTTTATTCGCGGGTATGATAATCGGTATCATATTTAAAGGATTAAAATTACCACTTCCTGCACCACCTGTATTTGCAGGTATTGTTGGTATAATGGGTGTGTATCTTGGTGGTTTAGTATTTTCACATTTGGCTAAGCTGTTTTCATAG
- a CDS encoding NupC/NupG family nucleoside CNT transporter yields MNILWGIAGIFIVLGIAFVFSNNRKAINPRTILGGLAIQLTFAFIVLKWNAGKIALERLSLGVNEIVNYANEGINFLFGGIFQAENIGFVFAFQVLTVVIFFSSLISVLYYLGIMQIVIKFLGGALSKLLGTSKAESLSAAANIFVGQTEAPLVVRPYLAKMTKSELFAVMTGGLASVAGSVLIGYSLLGVPLEYLLAASFMAAPAGLIIAKIMVPETEKSETSDDLKMEKDTESVNVIDAAARGASTGLSLALNIGAMLLAFIALIALVNGILGAIGGVFNFDGLTLESILGVLFAPLAFAIGVPWAEAVQAGGFIGQKLILNEFVAYSSFAPQIEALSPKTVAVISFALCGFANVSSMGILLGGLGNLAPNRRSDIARLGVRAVIAGMLASLLSAAIAGMLF; encoded by the coding sequence ATGAACATTTTATGGGGTATCGCTGGTATATTTATTGTGTTAGGTATTGCTTTTGTGTTTTCAAATAATAGAAAAGCTATTAATCCTCGAACAATTCTCGGGGGGTTAGCGATTCAGCTTACATTCGCTTTCATTGTATTGAAATGGAATGCAGGTAAAATTGCGTTAGAAAGATTATCATTAGGAGTAAACGAAATTGTAAATTACGCAAACGAGGGAATCAACTTCTTGTTTGGTGGAATATTCCAAGCAGAGAATATTGGGTTTGTATTTGCGTTTCAAGTTCTAACGGTTGTAATTTTCTTCTCATCATTAATATCAGTTTTATATTATTTAGGTATTATGCAAATCGTTATTAAGTTCTTAGGGGGAGCTTTATCAAAGCTTCTTGGTACAAGTAAAGCTGAATCATTATCAGCAGCAGCAAATATTTTCGTTGGTCAAACGGAAGCGCCTTTAGTTGTTCGCCCTTATTTAGCAAAAATGACTAAATCAGAGCTTTTCGCTGTTATGACAGGTGGACTTGCATCTGTTGCTGGTTCTGTTCTTATTGGTTACTCATTGTTAGGTGTACCGCTTGAGTATTTACTAGCAGCAAGCTTTATGGCAGCACCGGCTGGTCTTATTATCGCAAAAATCATGGTACCTGAAACAGAAAAATCAGAGACATCTGATGACTTGAAAATGGAAAAAGACACTGAATCGGTCAATGTGATTGATGCAGCAGCACGTGGTGCGAGTACAGGATTATCACTTGCATTGAACATTGGTGCGATGCTATTAGCATTTATCGCATTAATTGCTCTAGTTAATGGTATTTTAGGTGCTATTGGCGGCGTGTTCAATTTTGATGGTCTAACATTAGAAAGTATTTTAGGAGTTTTATTTGCGCCATTAGCATTTGCAATTGGAGTACCATGGGCAGAAGCTGTACAAGCTGGTGGCTTTATTGGACAAAAGTTAATTCTTAACGAGTTTGTAGCGTATAGCTCTTTCGCGCCCCAAATTGAAGCATTATCACCTAAGACAGTAGCTGTAATTAGCTTTGCTCTTTGTGGGTTTGCTAACGTGTCGTCTATGGGTATTTTACTAGGTGGTCTTGGCAACCTTGCACCAAATCGTCGTTCTGACATCGCAAGATTAGGTGTAAGAGCCGTTATCGCAGGGATGCTAGCATCATTGTTAAGTGCGGCAATTGCCGGCATGTTATTTTAA
- a CDS encoding sugar-binding transcriptional regulator: protein MADERQSKIIEAAKLYYLLDYNQTDIAKQLGVSRPTVSRLLQLAKEQGIVQIQIHDPTEDANSLAQRLEQKFNLKKAIVTQVPQYDDHVIKTFLGEKAAGYIHEIVQDGDIIGVTWGTTIYHTAVELPNKAVKDVKVVQLKGGVSHSETNTYANENLYLFGKAFNTAPHHLPLPAIVDHVVVKQAMQADRHIHKILEMGKQANIAVYTIGPIKSESLLFRLGYFTEEDLKVIHSKAVGDICSRFFDEKGHICNANLNARTLGIELDDLKSKDYSILVAGGAHKLEGIYGALQGQYANVLVTDQYTAKFLLDK from the coding sequence ATGGCAGATGAACGACAATCTAAAATAATCGAGGCTGCGAAGCTATATTATTTATTAGATTATAACCAAACGGATATTGCAAAGCAGTTAGGTGTTTCGCGGCCAACTGTTTCGCGGCTTCTTCAGTTAGCAAAAGAACAAGGCATCGTGCAAATTCAAATTCACGATCCAACCGAAGATGCGAATAGTTTAGCGCAGCGACTTGAACAAAAGTTCAATTTAAAAAAGGCAATAGTAACACAGGTTCCTCAGTACGATGATCATGTTATTAAAACGTTTCTAGGGGAAAAAGCGGCAGGCTATATTCATGAAATCGTGCAAGATGGCGATATTATCGGTGTAACTTGGGGAACCACAATTTATCATACAGCGGTTGAGTTGCCAAATAAGGCGGTTAAAGATGTAAAAGTTGTTCAGCTTAAGGGTGGTGTGAGTCACTCAGAAACGAACACGTACGCAAATGAAAATCTATATTTATTCGGAAAAGCATTTAATACAGCCCCTCATCACTTGCCACTGCCAGCTATAGTAGATCATGTCGTTGTAAAGCAGGCAATGCAAGCAGATAGACATATCCATAAAATATTGGAAATGGGAAAACAAGCAAATATTGCTGTATACACGATTGGCCCCATTAAATCGGAATCTCTTTTATTTAGATTAGGATATTTTACGGAAGAGGACTTGAAAGTAATTCACTCTAAGGCTGTAGGGGATATTTGTTCACGTTTCTTTGATGAGAAAGGCCATATATGTAACGCAAATCTAAATGCACGAACACTAGGAATCGAGTTAGACGATTTAAAAAGTAAAGACTATTCTATACTTGTGGCTGGAGGAGCCCATAAACTCGAAGGTATTTATGGAGCGCTTCAAGGTCAATATGCCAATGTTTTAGTAACAGATCAATATACCGCGAAGTTTTTATTAGATAAATAA
- the cdd gene encoding cytidine deaminase has translation MNEAVVIEEAKKARENAYTPYSKFKVGAALRTKDGRIIKGANIENAAYGLCNCAERTALFTAYADGITEFDLLVVVADTNRPVPPCGACRQVISELCDADMDVILTNLKGDIQKVKVFELLPGAFSPKDLT, from the coding sequence ATGAACGAGGCAGTAGTTATTGAAGAAGCAAAAAAGGCACGGGAAAATGCGTATACTCCTTACTCTAAATTCAAAGTAGGTGCAGCTTTACGCACGAAAGACGGCCGCATTATTAAAGGTGCTAATATTGAGAATGCAGCTTATGGACTTTGCAATTGTGCAGAGCGGACAGCCCTATTTACAGCATATGCAGATGGGATAACAGAGTTTGATTTACTAGTAGTTGTTGCTGACACAAATAGACCAGTACCTCCTTGTGGGGCATGTCGACAAGTAATTTCAGAGTTGTGTGATGCTGATATGGATGTCATTTTAACTAACTTAAAGGGAGATATCCAAAAAGTGAAGGTATTTGAATTGCTTCCAGGTGCATTTTCGCCAAAGGATTTAACATGA
- a CDS encoding universal stress protein, whose product MYEKILLAYDGSEHSLRASEKAIGLAKLNADSKITLVYVVDISKAKSDVLHNWNSLHLSDSREEKIRKAESIIKKENIQYEVKLLKGEPGPAIVEFANSERFDVVVVGSRGLNSLQEMVLGSVSHKIAKRVSCPVLIVK is encoded by the coding sequence ATGTACGAGAAAATATTATTAGCCTACGATGGATCTGAACATTCTTTGCGAGCATCTGAAAAAGCGATCGGGTTGGCTAAATTAAATGCAGATTCTAAGATTACACTTGTGTATGTTGTTGACATATCAAAAGCAAAATCTGATGTTTTACATAATTGGAATTCGTTACATCTATCAGACTCTCGTGAGGAAAAGATTCGCAAGGCAGAGTCGATTATAAAAAAGGAAAATATACAATATGAGGTAAAGCTGCTTAAAGGAGAACCTGGTCCTGCTATTGTCGAATTTGCAAATAGCGAACGCTTCGACGTAGTGGTCGTGGGGAGCAGAGGTTTGAATTCGTTACAAGAGATGGTATTAGGTAGCGTGAGTCATAAAATTGCTAAGCGCGTGAGTTGTCCTGTGTTAATTGTTAAATAA
- a CDS encoding aspartyl-phosphate phosphatase Spo0E family protein translates to MSKIIEALRHELIRTAFEKGFVHPDTIRVSQKLDIVLNKYTMEIK, encoded by the coding sequence ATGAGTAAAATTATAGAGGCTTTACGACATGAATTGATACGAACAGCATTTGAAAAAGGCTTTGTACACCCGGATACAATCCGAGTAAGTCAAAAGTTAGATATAGTACTTAATAAATACACTATGGAAATTAAATAA
- a CDS encoding GntR family transcriptional regulator translates to MNIFISNSSQEPIYEQIVRQIKNLIMQGELKEDDALPSIRSLAKELQISVITTKRAYQELETDGYIVTVHGKGSFVAAQNKELLREIRLKVIEEKLAEAVDAGKSIGLSIEELQQMLMIFYEEGSL, encoded by the coding sequence ATGAATATTTTTATTTCTAACTCTTCACAGGAGCCGATTTACGAGCAGATTGTTCGCCAAATTAAAAACTTAATCATGCAAGGAGAATTAAAGGAAGATGATGCCCTTCCTTCGATTCGAAGCTTAGCAAAAGAATTGCAAATTAGTGTCATCACAACAAAGAGGGCGTACCAAGAACTAGAAACGGATGGTTATATCGTTACAGTCCATGGAAAAGGCTCGTTTGTGGCTGCACAAAACAAGGAACTCCTTCGCGAGATTCGTTTAAAGGTTATTGAAGAAAAGCTGGCAGAAGCAGTAGATGCAGGGAAATCCATTGGGTTATCAATCGAGGAGCTTCAACAAATGTTAATGATATTTTATGAGGAGGGTTCATTATGA
- a CDS encoding pyrimidine-nucleoside phosphorylase produces MRMVDIIEKKRDGHSLTKAEIDFMIEGYTKGTIPDYQMSAFAMAVFFRDMTQEERVYLTEAMVNSGDTIDLSAIEGIKVDKHSTGGVGDTTTLVLAPLVAAVGVPVAKMSGRGLGHTGGTIDKLEAVPGFHVEITNEDFIRNVNENKVSVIGQTGNLTPADKKLYGLRDVTATVNSIPLIASSIMSKKIAAGADAIVLDVKTGNGAFMKDLDDAKELAKAMVDIGNGVGRQTMAVISDMSQPLGRAVGNALEVKEAIDTLQGKGPDDLQELCLVLGSHMVTLAGKANDAEQARHMLLEVMENGKALEVFKTFLASQGGDETVVDEPERLPKAANIFELKAKKSGYVAEIIADQIGTAAMMLGAGRVTKESVIDLAVGLVLNKKVGDYVEAGESLVTVHSNQESVDEVVAKIYNAYTIVSNSVENPDLVYGEVK; encoded by the coding sequence ATGCGAATGGTCGATATTATCGAGAAAAAACGAGACGGGCACAGTTTAACAAAGGCTGAGATTGACTTTATGATAGAAGGCTACACAAAAGGTACGATACCTGACTATCAAATGTCTGCCTTTGCTATGGCGGTATTTTTCCGAGATATGACACAAGAAGAGCGTGTGTATTTAACAGAAGCGATGGTGAATTCAGGAGACACTATCGATTTGTCAGCAATAGAAGGTATTAAGGTAGATAAGCATAGTACAGGGGGAGTAGGCGATACAACTACACTCGTACTTGCTCCTTTAGTAGCAGCCGTTGGTGTACCAGTTGCGAAAATGTCAGGTCGTGGTCTTGGGCACACGGGTGGTACTATAGACAAACTTGAGGCAGTTCCTGGATTTCATGTTGAAATTACAAATGAAGACTTTATTCGCAATGTAAATGAGAATAAAGTGTCTGTAATCGGCCAAACAGGAAATTTAACACCTGCTGATAAAAAGCTATATGGATTACGTGATGTAACAGCAACAGTAAACTCTATTCCATTAATTGCAAGCTCTATTATGAGTAAAAAAATAGCGGCTGGTGCTGATGCCATTGTACTCGATGTGAAAACTGGGAACGGTGCTTTCATGAAGGATCTTGATGATGCGAAAGAATTAGCAAAAGCAATGGTCGATATTGGAAACGGTGTAGGTCGTCAAACGATGGCTGTCATTTCAGATATGAGTCAACCGTTAGGTCGTGCTGTTGGGAATGCCCTTGAAGTGAAAGAGGCGATTGATACACTTCAAGGTAAAGGACCAGATGATTTACAGGAACTTTGCTTAGTACTTGGTAGTCATATGGTAACGTTAGCAGGAAAAGCGAATGACGCTGAACAAGCTCGCCATATGCTATTGGAAGTTATGGAGAATGGAAAAGCATTAGAAGTATTTAAAACTTTTTTAGCTTCTCAAGGTGGAGATGAAACGGTTGTTGATGAACCGGAAAGATTACCAAAAGCAGCAAATATTTTCGAGTTGAAGGCGAAGAAATCTGGGTATGTAGCAGAAATTATTGCTGATCAAATTGGAACAGCAGCGATGATGCTAGGAGCTGGCCGAGTGACAAAGGAGTCTGTTATTGATTTAGCCGTTGGCCTTGTATTGAACAAAAAAGTAGGCGACTATGTAGAAGCAGGAGAGTCACTTGTAACAGTTCATAGTAATCAGGAGTCTGTTGATGAAGTGGTTGCAAAGATTTACAACGCTTATACAATTGTGAGTAATTCGGTAGAAAATCCCGATTTAGTGTATGGAGAAGTAAAATAA
- a CDS encoding TetR/AcrR family transcriptional regulator, producing MSEKENSKTKLIQTASRLFQLQGYHGTGLNQITKESGAPKGSLYYHFPEGKEQLAMESIALTSSFIAKQIAEGLKKKEDPVMAIQELITDMATEFQNRSCTEGVPIAAVALETSLISETLQKACQSAYETFQGLFTDKLQQAGYSEERAKQLGIVIHSMIEGAFLTSFTTGNNASLLLVAESIPVLLNQKD from the coding sequence ATGAGTGAAAAGGAAAATTCAAAGACAAAGTTAATACAAACAGCTTCAAGACTTTTTCAATTACAAGGATATCATGGTACAGGTTTAAACCAAATAACAAAGGAGAGTGGTGCCCCGAAAGGATCACTGTATTATCATTTTCCAGAGGGTAAAGAACAGCTAGCTATGGAGTCTATTGCATTGACATCATCTTTTATAGCTAAGCAGATTGCAGAGGGGTTAAAAAAGAAAGAAGATCCTGTTATGGCCATTCAAGAATTAATAACTGATATGGCTACTGAATTTCAAAACCGAAGCTGCACAGAAGGGGTTCCAATTGCAGCTGTTGCTCTTGAAACTTCTCTCATTAGTGAGACTTTGCAAAAAGCATGTCAATCAGCATACGAAACATTTCAAGGTTTATTTACAGATAAGCTACAGCAGGCAGGTTACAGTGAAGAAAGAGCTAAACAGTTGGGAATTGTGATTCACTCGATGATTGAGGGCGCATTTCTTACTTCATTTACAACGGGAAATAATGCGTCATTACTGTTAGTTGCTGAAAGCATACCAGTACTACTAAATCAAAAAGACTAA
- a CDS encoding SDR family oxidoreductase, whose product MSILVTGFNGKVGFEVANKLKNRKESFKCAVRNVEKARLQYGNDYQFVKLDFSNTDTFSDALEGIDKIFLMYPPGDNIQFEAFINLAKEKSVKHITYLSLKDVQYMPFVHHNKNEKLIKKSGVVYTFLRAGYFMQNLTDFLLKEIQERKRIFVPAGKGKTSFVDTRDIAEIAAISLAKTDLYKNKAYVITGDEALDFYEVADIMSGVLQTKITYTNPSAKEFKEFMNAQGEDEKMTNVVVGVHFPTKIGLAGGIKYDYEKVTGKKPTKLRKYVEDYKEIWQ is encoded by the coding sequence ATGAGTATATTAGTAACCGGATTTAATGGAAAAGTAGGATTCGAGGTAGCAAACAAATTAAAGAATCGAAAGGAATCTTTCAAGTGTGCGGTAAGGAATGTAGAAAAGGCTAGACTGCAATACGGCAATGACTATCAGTTTGTAAAACTTGATTTTTCTAATACTGACACTTTTTCGGATGCTTTAGAAGGCATTGATAAAATATTTCTAATGTATCCACCAGGAGATAACATTCAATTTGAAGCGTTTATTAATCTAGCAAAAGAAAAATCTGTAAAGCATATTACCTATTTATCATTGAAAGATGTTCAATATATGCCGTTTGTTCATCACAACAAAAATGAAAAACTAATAAAAAAATCAGGCGTGGTATATACGTTTTTACGAGCCGGTTACTTTATGCAAAATCTAACCGACTTTTTGCTTAAAGAAATACAAGAACGAAAGCGAATCTTTGTACCTGCTGGGAAAGGTAAAACAAGCTTTGTAGATACTCGGGATATAGCTGAGATAGCTGCAATCTCTCTTGCAAAGACTGATTTATATAAAAATAAGGCGTACGTTATTACAGGTGATGAGGCATTAGACTTTTATGAGGTTGCAGACATTATGTCAGGTGTGTTGCAAACGAAAATTACGTACACAAATCCATCTGCTAAAGAGTTTAAAGAATTTATGAACGCGCAAGGTGAAGATGAGAAAATGACAAATGTTGTTGTCGGCGTGCATTTCCCTACCAAAATTGGGTTAGCGGGGGGAATTAAGTATGATTATGAGAAGGTTACCGGTAAGAAACCAACAAAGCTAAGGAAGTATGTTGAAGATTATAAAGAAATTTGGCAATGA
- a CDS encoding SulP family inorganic anion transporter — translation MTWKEDWFGNVKGDILSGIVVALALIPEAIAFSLIAGVDPKVGLYASFTMAVVIAFVGGRPGMISAATGAMALLMIDLVKDYGLQYLFAATILTGILQITFGAAKLARFMKFIPRSVMVGFVNALAILIFTSQLEQFVGEGWDMYALVAGSLAIIYLFPLLTRVVPSPLVAIIIITIFTIITGSSTKTVGDMGELPTAFPFFLIPDVPFNIATLQIIFPYAIALAVVGLVETLLTATIVDDLTGTDSNKNKESRGQGIANIVTGFFGGMAGCAMIGQSIINVKSGGRGGLSAFIAGVFLILLIVLLGDLVSRIPMAALVGVMIMVSVGTFDWYSLRTLQIMPVTDTIVMLVIVLTVIMTHNLAIGVFVGVILSAVFFVSKISKVEVKKSFEENRAIYKIKGELFFASVSDLLEAFDYDVEQQRYVILDLNEAHLWDDSAIATIDKIVYKFEDKGVIVKIAGLNASSSELVKKLSRKLSAH, via the coding sequence ATGACTTGGAAAGAAGACTGGTTTGGAAATGTTAAAGGTGATATTTTATCTGGAATTGTTGTAGCTTTAGCCCTTATTCCTGAAGCAATTGCCTTTTCCTTAATCGCTGGTGTAGACCCTAAGGTTGGATTATATGCTTCTTTTACTATGGCAGTCGTTATAGCATTTGTTGGAGGTAGACCAGGTATGATTTCAGCTGCTACTGGTGCGATGGCACTGCTGATGATTGATTTAGTTAAAGATTATGGCCTTCAGTATTTATTTGCCGCTACCATTCTGACTGGGATTCTTCAAATCACATTTGGTGCTGCAAAACTTGCAAGATTTATGAAATTTATTCCACGCTCCGTGATGGTTGGCTTTGTTAACGCTCTAGCTATACTCATATTCACGTCACAATTAGAGCAGTTTGTAGGAGAAGGTTGGGATATGTATGCCCTGGTAGCCGGATCATTAGCCATCATTTACCTTTTCCCATTATTAACAAGAGTAGTACCTTCTCCGCTAGTTGCCATTATAATTATAACAATTTTTACTATTATAACAGGTAGTTCTACCAAAACAGTAGGTGATATGGGCGAGTTACCAACTGCCTTTCCGTTTTTCCTTATCCCAGACGTACCTTTTAACATAGCAACGCTACAAATTATTTTTCCATATGCCATTGCATTAGCCGTTGTAGGTTTAGTTGAAACCCTCCTAACTGCGACAATTGTTGACGACTTAACAGGTACGGACAGTAATAAAAATAAAGAATCACGTGGACAAGGTATTGCTAACATTGTTACTGGGTTTTTTGGTGGAATGGCAGGCTGTGCAATGATTGGGCAATCTATTATTAATGTTAAATCCGGAGGAAGAGGAGGGCTATCTGCTTTCATTGCAGGTGTTTTTCTCATACTACTAATTGTTCTGTTGGGAGACCTTGTGTCACGCATTCCAATGGCCGCCTTAGTAGGAGTCATGATTATGGTTTCCGTCGGTACGTTCGATTGGTATTCATTACGTACTCTACAAATCATGCCAGTCACCGATACAATCGTGATGTTAGTTATCGTGTTAACGGTTATCATGACACATAATTTAGCGATTGGCGTTTTTGTTGGTGTTATATTAAGCGCTGTATTTTTTGTTTCAAAAATTTCAAAAGTTGAGGTTAAAAAGTCATTTGAAGAAAACCGAGCTATTTATAAAATAAAAGGAGAGCTATTTTTCGCATCGGTCAGTGATCTGTTAGAGGCATTTGATTATGATGTTGAACAACAGCGTTATGTTATATTAGATTTAAATGAAGCACATTTATGGGATGATTCAGCGATTGCTACTATTGATAAAATAGTATACAAGTTTGAGGATAAAGGTGTAATCGTAAAGATAGCAGGCCTAAATGCCTCGAGCTCGGAGTTGGTCAAGAAGCTGAGTCGTAAGCTAAGTGCGCATTAA
- the deoC gene encoding deoxyribose-phosphate aldolase produces MTLAKMIDHTALKPQTTKEEIVRLCEEAKQYNFASVCVNPTWIVTAAAALKGTDVDVCTVIGFPLGANTPETKAFETKDAIEKGATEIDMVINIGALKDGNETLVEQDIRAVVEAANGTLVKVIIETCLLTEEEKVKVCQLAVKAGAHFVKTSTGFSTGGATVEDIALMRKTVGPDIGVKASGGVRSLEDAEAVIEAGATRIGASSGVAILQGQISTSNY; encoded by the coding sequence ATGACATTAGCCAAGATGATCGATCATACAGCATTAAAGCCACAAACAACGAAAGAAGAAATTGTAAGATTGTGTGAAGAAGCAAAACAGTATAATTTTGCTTCAGTTTGTGTAAATCCAACTTGGATTGTAACAGCAGCAGCCGCTCTAAAAGGAACAGACGTGGACGTGTGTACGGTTATCGGATTTCCATTAGGGGCGAATACACCTGAAACAAAAGCATTTGAAACAAAGGATGCTATAGAAAAAGGCGCCACTGAAATAGATATGGTTATTAACATTGGAGCACTGAAGGATGGAAATGAAACGTTAGTTGAACAAGATATACGTGCTGTTGTAGAAGCTGCAAATGGCACACTTGTAAAGGTTATTATTGAAACGTGCTTACTAACTGAAGAAGAAAAAGTAAAAGTGTGTCAGTTAGCAGTTAAAGCTGGAGCTCATTTCGTGAAAACATCTACTGGGTTTTCAACAGGTGGTGCAACAGTGGAAGATATCGCACTTATGAGAAAGACGGTTGGACCTGATATTGGTGTCAAGGCTTCTGGAGGCGTTAGAAGTTTAGAGGATGCAGAGGCTGTGATTGAAGCTGGTGCTACTAGAATTGGTGCAAGCTCTGGTGTTGCGATATTACAAGGGCAAATTTCCACGTCAAATTATTAA
- a CDS encoding ABC transporter ATP-binding protein, with the protein MLEVKQLSKKFDGFALQDVSFSLNRGYIMGFIGPNGAGKSTTIKLIMNLLRKDSGEIKIFGKDPLHRERDIKNKIGFVYDENYYYEELTINEMKKVVCSFYKTWDEVIFQRYLREFNLPSKKKIKDLSKGMKMKFSLAIALSHHAELLIMDEPTSGLDPIVRSELLEILTTIIQDENKSVFFSTHITSDLDKIADYITFIHEGRIILSAPKDELLENYALVKGAKQLLTEEVKDYFVGIKENQFGFEGLVQDRALINKAIKDSVIIDKPTLEDIMLYSVRRVHHV; encoded by the coding sequence ATCTTAGAAGTAAAACAACTATCTAAAAAGTTTGATGGTTTTGCTTTACAGGATGTTAGTTTTTCATTAAATCGTGGATATATCATGGGCTTCATCGGACCGAATGGAGCGGGGAAGAGTACCACTATTAAACTGATTATGAATCTGTTAAGAAAAGATAGTGGAGAGATAAAGATATTTGGAAAGGATCCTCTACATCGAGAAAGAGATATAAAAAATAAAATAGGCTTTGTGTATGACGAAAATTACTACTATGAAGAGTTAACAATCAATGAAATGAAAAAGGTTGTATGTTCCTTTTATAAAACATGGGATGAGGTAATATTCCAAAGATATTTACGGGAGTTTAACTTACCTTCCAAGAAGAAAATTAAAGATTTATCAAAAGGAATGAAAATGAAGTTCTCATTGGCTATTGCATTATCACATCATGCTGAGTTGTTAATAATGGATGAGCCAACATCGGGGCTTGATCCGATTGTTCGAAGCGAGCTATTAGAGATTTTAACAACCATTATCCAAGATGAGAATAAATCAGTCTTTTTTTCTACGCATATAACATCAGATTTAGATAAAATAGCTGATTATATAACGTTTATTCATGAAGGGCGCATTATTTTATCTGCTCCAAAAGATGAACTATTAGAAAACTATGCACTGGTGAAAGGGGCAAAGCAACTACTAACAGAAGAAGTAAAAGATTACTTTGTTGGCATTAAGGAGAATCAATTTGGTTTTGAAGGTCTTGTGCAGGACAGAGCATTGATAAATAAGGCTATTAAGGATTCCGTTATTATCGATAAACCTACGCTTGAAGATATTATGCTTTACTCTGTAAGGAGGGTTCATCATGTTTAG